The genomic interval GCGCTGGCACGCGAGCTGCTGGCCCGCGGCCGTGCGGTGACGCTGGTGACCGACAAGCGCGGCCACGCCTTCGGCGAAAGCCTGCCGGAGGTTGCGGTCCACCGCATTCGCGCCGCATCCCCCGGTGCCGGCATCGTCGGCAAGCTGAAGGCCGCCCTGCAGATGGGTCTCGGCCTGCTGGAGGCGCGGGCGCTGATGCGCCGGCTCGATCCCGCAGCGGTCATCGGCTTCGGCGGCTACCCGTCGGTCCCCACCGTCTATGCCGCCATCCAGTCGAAGCTGCCGACCCTGCTGCACGAACAGAACGCCGTGTTGGGCCGCGCCAACCGGATGCTGATCGCCGGAGCGCGCCGCATCGCCGTCGCCTTCCCCGACATCGAGAAGCTGGGCGAGACGCAGCGCGCCAAGATCGTCCGCACCGGCAATCCGGTCCGCCCGGCGATCGCCGCCCGCCGCCTGTCTCCCTACGAGGCGCCGCAGGCCGGCGGCCCGGTCCGCCTGCTGGTGATGGGCGGCAGCCAGGGCGCCCGCGTCTTCTCCGAGGTGATCCCCGCGGCGCTGGCCCTGCTGCCCGAGGCGATGCGCGCCCGCATCCATCTGGCGCAGCAGTGCCGCCCGGAGGATCTGGAGGCTGCCCGCGACGCCCTGGAACCGCTCGGCCTTGCCCGGCTGGAGCTTCAGACCTTCTTCCGCGATGTGCCGGAACGGCTGGCCGCCTGCCACCTCGCCATCACGCGCGCCGGCGCCTCCACCATCGCCGAGCTGACCTGCGTCGGCCGTCCGGCGATCCTGGTGCCCTACCCGCATGCCACCGACGACCATCAGACCGCCAACGCCCGCCATCTGGCGGGGGCCGGGGCCGCCTGGCTGGTGCCGCAACCCTCCTTCACCGCAAGCGCGCTGGCGGAGCGGCTGTCCACCCTGCTGGCCGATCCGCAGGCGCTCGCCGACGCCGCTCGCGCCGCCCATGACTGGGGCACCGCCGACGCCGCCACCGCGCTGGCCGACGCCGTGCTGGCGATGCTGGGCGGCGGCCCGGCCACTCTTACCCACCACACCCACTCCGACCACGACCAATCCCACCACGCCCGGCGCTCGTCCGCCGGCGCCAGCGCCAAGGGGGCCGCGGAATGATGAAACCCATGCGGAATCTGACCCGGCCGACGCCGCGTCCGCTGCAGGACTGGCCGGCGGACATGACGCGGACCGAGGGTGGCTGGTACAACCGTCCGGGCTGTCCGCTGGTGCCGCGCTTCCTCGCCGAAGGCGGCTTCCTGCGCGACCGCCTGTCGATGATCCACGGATCGCAACCCCTCCCCAACGACCTGTCCGACGGGGCGGTCGACGCCACCCTTCGCCTGATGCTTCGCCGCGGAAAGTAAGCCTGACATGCGCGCCCTCCCCCTCTCGATCGGCACCATCCACTTCGTCGGCATCGGCGGCATCGGCATGAGCGGCATCGCCGAGGTGCTGCGGAACCTGGGCTATACCGTCCAGGGCTCCGACCTTGCCGAGAACGCCAACGTCAAGCGCCTGCGCGAGCTGGGCATCAAGGTGTTCGTCGGCCATCGGGCCGAGAACATCGCCGGCGCGGCCGTCGTCGTCGTCTCCTCCGCCGTCAAGCGCGACAATCCGGAGGTGGTGGCAGCCCGTGCCGCCCTGGTGCCGGTGGTCCGCCGCGCCGAGATGCTGGGCGAGCTGATGCGCCTGAAATGGGCGATCGCCATCGGCGGCACCCATGGCAAGACCACGACCACCTCGATGGTCGGCCATATGCTGGAGCACGCCAACCTCGACCCGACCGTCATCAACGGCGGCATCATCAACGCCTACGGCTCCAACACCCGGCTCGGCACCGGCGACTGGATGGTGGTGGAGGCGGACGAGAGCGACGGCACCTTCGTCAAGCTGCCGGCTTGCATCGCCGTCGTCACCAACATGGATCCGGAGCATCTGGACTTCTACGGCACCTTCGACAACGCGCGGGCGGCCTTCGACAGCTTCGTGCAGAACATCCCCTTCTACGGCTTTGCGGCGCTCTGCATCGACCATCCCGAGGTGCAGGCGATGATCCCGCGCGTGTCGGACCGCCGCATCGTCACCTACGGCTTCTCGCCGCAGGCCGACATCCGCGCGGTCAACGTGGAACTGGGTCCGGACGGCGCCAAGTACGACGTGCTGATCTATGACCGCCACACCGGCGAGAGCCGCGCCATCGCCGGCGTGCGCCTGCCGATGTACGGGCCGCACAACGTCCAGAACTCGCTGGCCTGCTTCGCCGTGGGCAACGAGATGGGCCTGCCCGACGTGGTGATGCGCGACAGCATGGCCAAGTTCCAGGGCGTGAAGCGCCGCTTCACCAAGACCGGCGAGGCCAACGGCATCACCGTCATCGACGATTACGGCCACCATCCGGTGGAGATCGCCGCCGTGCTGAAGGCCGCGCGCACCGCTGGCACAGGCCGCACCATCGCCGTGGTCCAACCCCACCGCTACTCCCGCCTCGCCGCCCTGTTCGAGGAGTTCTGCACCTGCTTCAACGACGCCGACGCCGTGATCGTCGCCGACGTCTATGCCGCCGGCGAGGCTCCGATCGAGGGTGTCAGCCGCGACAGCCTGGTGGAGGGCCTGCGCATGCATGGTCACCGCCATGTCGTGGCCCTGCACACCCAGCAGGAACTGGCCCAGGTGGTGCGCGAGATGGCCAAGCCCGGCGACTTCGTCGTCTGCCTCGGCGCCGGCAACATCACCCAGTGGGCGAACGCCCTGCCGGGCGAGCTGGCCGCCCTCTATGGCGCGACGCGATGACGGCGGCGCCGCGCATGAGCGCCCCTGACGGTCAATTGATCGAGCGGATGCCCGCTGTGCGCGGCCGGCTGACCGCCGATGCCCCGCTGGCGCCGGTGACATGGTTCCGCGTCGGCGGGCCGGCGGAGGTGATGTTCCGCCCGGCCGATGCCGACGATCTCGCCGACTTCCTGGCCGCGCTGCCGGCCGAGGTGCCGGTGACGGTGATCGGCGTCGCCTCGAACCTGCTGGTGCGGGACGGCGGCGTGCCGGGCGTCACCATCCGGCTCGGCCGCGGCTTCACCGACATCGCGGCGAATGGAATGACACTGACCGCCGGTGCCGCGGCGCTCGACCTCAACGTCGCCATGGTCGCCCGCGACGCCGGCATCGCCGGGCTGGAGTTCCTGTCCGGCATTCCCGGCACCATCGGCGGCGCCCTGCGCATGAACGGCGGCGCCTATGGCCGCGAGCTGGCCGACGTGCTGGTGTCGGCCACCGCTGTGGCGCGCGACGGCCGGCGGCTGGCGTTCAGCCATACCGGCATGGGCTTCACCTACCGCCACAGCGCCGCCCCGGAGGATTGCATCTTCACCGGCGCCGTGCTGCGCGGCGAGCCCGGCAATCCGCTGGAGATCGCCCGGCGCATGGCCGAGATCTCCGACAAGCGCGCCGACAGCCAGCCGGTCCGCTCGCGCACAGGCGGCTCGACCTTCAAGAATCCTGAGGGGTTCAAGGCCTGGGAGCTGATCGACAGGGCCGGCTGCCGCGGCCTGTCCATCGGCGATGCCCAGGTGTCGGAAAAGCACTGCAACTTCCTGATCAACAACGGCACGGCCACCGCCGCCCAGCTGGAAGCGCTGGGCGAGGAGGTCCGCCGCCGCGTGTTCGAGACCAGCGGCGTCATGCTGGACTGGGAAATCAAGCGTATCGGCATCCCTGCCGCCGAAGGAAGCACAGCACAATGACCGAAGCCCTGCTCCACGCCCACAAGAAGCATGTCGCCGTCCTGATGGGCGGCTGGTCGGCCGAGCGCGAGGTGTCGCTGGTCAGCGGGGCCGGCGTCGCCAAGGCGCTGGAGGAGGAAGGTTACCGCGTCACCGCCATCGACGTGCAGCGCGACCTGGGCGGACTGATGCACGCCCTGACCAGCCCGCGCCCCGACGTGGTGTTCAACGCCCTGCACGGCCGCGGCGGCGAGGACGGGACGATCCAGGGCGTTCTGGAGTTCCTGGGCCTGCCCTATACCCATTCGGGCGTCCAGGCCGCCGCCGTCGCGATGGACAAGGCGATGACCAAGCGCGTGTTGGACACCGTCGGCATCCGCTCGCCCAAGGGTCTTGTGCTGTCCCGTGGGGAGATCACCGGCGGCGCCCACCCCATGCCGGCGCCCTATATCGTCAAGCCTGTGGACGAAGGCTCGACCGTTGGCGTAACCCTGGTCCGCGAGGGGCAGAACAGCCCGGTCGGCGATGCGTGGACTTTCGGGGAGCGCGCGCTGGTCGAGGAGTTCATCCCCGGTCGCGAACTGACCGTGGGCGTCATGGGTGACCGCGCTTTGGCGGTGACCGAGATCGTCTTCCAGGCTCAGGTCTACGACTACACCGCGAAATACAGTGCCGGCCACGCCGTTCACACCATCCCCGCCGCGATCCCCGAGGCCGTGGCGGAGGAGGCGAAGCGGCTGGCGGTGCTGGCGCACCACACCCTGGGCTGCCGGGGCGTGTCGCGCAGCGACTTCCGCTGGGATGACAGCCGGCCGGGAACGGACGGCCTGTATTTCCTGGAGATCAACAACCAGCCGGGCATGACGCCCCTGTCGCTGGTGCCCGAACAGGCCGCGCATGTGGGGATCACCTACGGCGCGCTGGTCGGCTGGCTGGTGGAGAATGCCGCATGTCAGCTCGCCTGATGGCCAACCCGGACTTCCGCGCCGCCGCCGGTGCGCGCGCCCGGGACGAGATGCCGACCCCGCCGCGCGCCATGGCCGCATCGGCGGAAAAGGGCAAGCGACGCCGTGCCTGGCCGCGCTGGACCCGCTCCGCTGTCAAGGCGGCGCTGCTGCTGGTGCCGGTGCTGGGGTTGACTGCCGCCGCAGGCTCCGCCTGGAAGCGCGGCAATCTGGCAGACACGATCGAGGCGGCGCAGGAAAGCGTCATCCGGCTGACCGGCGACATGGGCTTCCGCCTGTCGGAGATCCTGGTGGTCGGCCGCAGCGAGACCGAACGCGACGTGGTTCTCGACGCGCTGGGCGTGCGCCGGGGCGAGCCGATCCTGTCCATCGACCTCGCCGACGCCAAGCAGCGGCTGGAGGAACTGCCCTGGGTGTCGTCGGCCTCGATCGAGCGGCGGCTGCCCGGCTTCCTCTACATCCGCCTGTCCGAACGCCAACCGATGGCGATCTGGCAACATGACCGCCAGTTCACCGTCATCGACCGCGCCGGCCGGCCGCTGGCCGACGCGGCGGAACTGGCGCGCCGCGGCAACCAGCGGATCGAGACCCTGCCGCAGGTGATCGGCGCCAATGCGCCGCAGCAGGTCCACACCCTGCTGTCGGCGCTGGACGGCGCGCCGACCATCGCGCCGATGCTGTCCTCGGCCAGCTGGATCAGCGACCGCCGCTGGAACCTTCAGCTCAGCAACGGCGTGACGGTGAAGCTGCCGGAAGGCACCGCCGAGATGCGCCGCGCGCTGCGTCAGCTGGAGCAGATGCATACGGCCAGCCATGTGCTGGACCGCGACATCGTCGCCATCGACCTGCGCCTGCCCGACAAGGCGGCGATCCAGACCTCCGCCACCGCCCAGCTTCCGGGCTGGGAGGACGACACGAAGAAGAAGAACGGCAAGAAATCGTAAGGGTGGCCGGCGACAGACTCTTGTGGGGAAGAGCGTATCGACGGACAACAGGAGTAGAGGGAAAGTCTTGGGGGGTATGTTCGGGATGGGATTCAACGGTGCCAAGAAGCCGAAGCGGCCGGCCCGTGGCGGGATCGTCACGGCGCTGGACGTCGGCTCGACGAAGGTGTGCTGCGTCATCGCGCGGATGGAGGAGCCCGGCTCCCTCCGCGTGATCGGCGTCGGCCATCAGATCGCCACGGGCATCCGCGCCGGGACCATCATCGACATGGAGGCGGCGGAGACCTCGATCGGCGCCGCCGTGCATGCCGCCGAACAGATGGCCGGCGAGACGGTGCATGACGTCGTCGTCAACCTGTCGATGGGCCATCCGCGCTCCCACGCCTTCACCGCCACCGTTCCGGTCTCCGGCCAGGAGGTGACGGAGGGCGACATCCGCCGCGCCATGGCCCATGCCCGCACCCTGCAGGCCGGCCCAGATCAGGCGCTGATCCACACCATTCCGCTGGGCTTCAGCCTGGACGGCAGCCGCGGCATCCGCGATCCCAAGGGGATGAGCGGCCATACGCTGGGCGCCCAGCTGCATGTCGTCACCGCCGCGGCCGGCGCCATCCGCACGCTGCACGCCTGCATCGCCCGCTGCCACCTGAACATCGAGTCCATTGTCGTCAGCCCCTTCGCCTCCGGCCTCGCCTGTCTGGTCGAGGACGAGATGGAGATGGGCGCGGCCTGCGTCGATATCGGCGGCGGCGGCACCACCATCTCGATCTTCGCCGAGGGCAATCTGGTGTGGACCGGCTTCGTGCCCCTGGGCGGCCGTCATGTCACCAACGACATCGCGCACGGACTGGCCACGCCGCTGGTCCATGCCGAGCGGCTGAAGGTGCTTTACGGCAGCGCCCGGGTGAACCCGGCCGACGAGCGCGAGATGATCGAGGTTCCGCAGATCGGCGAGGACGAGCGCAGCGGCAGCGGCACCGCCAGCCACCCGCGCTCCTTCCTGGTCAGCATCATCCAGGCGCGGATGGAAGAGATTTTCGAAGAGGTGCGCAGCGCCATCGAGCAGTCGGGCCATTCCCAGCTGGTCGGCCGGCGCGTCGTGCTGACCGGCGGCGCCAGCCAGCTGCCCAACACACGCGAGATGGCCGCCCCCATCCTGGACAAGCAGGTCCGCATCGCCCGCCCGACCCGGATCGCCGGCCTCAACGAAGCGCATGGCGGTCCGGCCTTCTCGACGGTGGCGGGCCTTCTTCTACACGCCGTCCGCAACCCGACGGAGCTGATGGTGACCGGCCAAGAGGCGGTCGCGTCATCCGGACTCCTCGGCCGCGTCGGCCTGTGGCTGCGGGAGAATCTCTAGATGATTCCGCCCGCAGCCATTCACCGATTCCCGAACGGACAGACACCGGACACAACCGGGCGCCGGTCGCGGCATATCAAACATCAAACCCAACGAAAACAGGTTGTGGAGGCCTGCACAGAATGATCAACGTGACCATCCCCCAGATCGAGCCCGAACTGAAGCCGCGCATCACCGTGTTCGGCGTCGGCGGGGCCGGCGGCAACGCCGTCAACAACATGATCAAGTCGAACCTGGAAGGCGTGGACTTCGTCGTCGGCAACACCGACGCGCAGGCGCTGAAGGGTTCCTTGTGCGAGAAGCGCATCCAGCTGGGCACCGGCACCACCCGCGGCCTTGGCGCCGGCTCCAAGCCGGACGTCGGCCGGGCCTCGGCCGAGGAGCAGATCGACGAGATCGTCCAGTATCTCGAAGGCTCCAACATGGTGTTCATCACCGCCGGCATGGGCGGCGGCACCGGCACCGGTGCTGCCCCGGTCATCGCGCGCGCGGCCCGCGAGCGCGGCATCCTGACCGTCGGCGTCGTCACCAAGCCCTTCCATTTCGAGGGCGGTCACCGCATGCGGCTGGCGGAAGGCGGCATCGCCGAGCTTCAGCAGTATGTCGACACCCTCATCATCATCCCGAACCAGAACCTGTTCCGCATCGCCAACGAGAAGACGACCTTCGCGGACGCCTTCAAGATGGCCGACGACGTTCTGCATTCGGGCGTGCGCGGCGTCACCGACCTGATGGTGATGCCCGGCCTGATCAACCTGGATTTCGCCGACATCCGGTCCGTGATGACCGAGATGGGCAAGGCGATGATGGGCACTGGCGAGGCCGGTGGCGAACGCCGTGCCATCGAGGCCGCCGAGGCCGCCATCTCGAACCCGCTGCTGGACGACGTGTCGATGAAGGGTGCCCGCGGCGTCCTCATCAACATCACCGGCGGCTACGACATGACCTTGTTCGAGGTCGACGAGGCGGCCAACCGCGTCCGTGACGAGGTCGATCCCGATGCCAACATCATCTTCGGCTCGACCTTCGACAGCTCGCTGGACGGCGTGATGCGCGTGTCGGTCGTCGCCACCGGCATCGACGCAGCGGCGATGAGCAACCCGCGCACCCTGCACCCGGTCAACCTGTCGCTCGTCCCCGGCGATCGCGCCAAGAAGCCGGCGGCCCCCGGCAACCTGACCGGTGCCCCGGCTCCGGCCGCCGCCCAGGCTTCGGCGATCCCCAGCGCCGCCGCCGGCCTGCGCACGCCGCAGCCGGTCACCGCCGGTGCTGCCGCCATCCAGCACGATCCGGCGCAGCCGGTCCAGCAGCATCAGCCGCATGTCGAAGCGCCGAAGCCCGCCACCGGCCCGCTGCATGGTGAGAATCAGGGGGGCCACTTCTTCGCGCCGAAGCCCGCCGATGCCCCGCGCCAGCCGGTGACCGTCGGCACCGCGCCGCTGTCGACCCCGCAGCAGCCGGCCCACCAGCAGCACGCCCCGCAGGCGCCGCTGATGCAGGGCCACCAGCATCCGCAGCATCAGCCCCAGCACCAGCCGCAGCAGCCGGCTCCGATGGCGCCTCCGCAGCATCACCACCACGCCGCTCCCCAGGCGCATCAGCAGCATCCGGGCGGCCTGTCCGTCGGTCCGGCCCCGGCCCCCGCGCCGGAACCGGCGCCGGCCCGCAAGGGCAATTTCCTGTTCGGTCTGGTGACCGGCCTCGGCCGCAAGTCCGAGCCGGCGCACCCGCCGGCGCCGCAGCCCGTTCCCCAGCCGGCCCCGCAGGCCTACCAGCCGCAGCCGGCCCCGCAGCAGTATCAGCCGGCTCCCCAGGGCTATCCGCAGCAGCCGGCCTACCCGCAGCAGCAGCCGCAGGCTCCGCACCAGGGCTATCCGGCGGGCCATCAGTATCCGGCAGCCCCGCAACAGCCGGTCTATCAGCCGCAGCAGTCCGCCCCGCAGCAGCCGGCGCCGGGCTACCCCACCGCTCCGCAGCCGCAGGCGCCGGCCCCGCGGGCCGATGCCAAGCCGGGTGAGCAGGAGGAACTGGACATCCCGGCCTTCCTGCGCCGTCAGGCCAACTGAGCGGCTGGAACGTCCGGACGTGAACCGATCTCGGCCGCCATACCCGACGCCGCCATACCCGACTTGGTGTCGAGCGACTTCGGGTCAGGCGTGGCGGCCAGCCGATCCCGGCGAAAGCCGGAGATAACCGCCGTCGCCGCAGCCTCCTAATCGCGGCGCCGGCGGCTCCACAACCTGACCGAACCTCTCGGACCCCGGTGATGCCCTCATGCATCGCCGGGGATTTTTTATTGCCGGTTTTTTAGCGGGAGACACTGATTGCTTGCGTCACGAGCCAGTTTTGCCCTGCAACAAACGGTAACAATGAGTGATTTGCCGATTTCCAAGCCCGGGTGTTACCTATCAGCATGGTCGAAAGCGAAAGCCGCCGACGTGATGGTCTTCAAAGACCAAGCGGCGCGGCATCGTTGGAAACCTCTCCTTCACGACCAAGATGGAAAAGACATCGTGGCCAACAATCGCAGCAATGTGGACGGCATGTTCCAGCAGACCCTGAAGAAGTCGGTGACCATCGCCGGCGTCGGGCTGCATTCGGGCGTCATCGTCACGCTGACGATTTCGCCGGCCGATGCGAATTCCGGGATCACCTTCCTGCGCACCGATTGCCATGGCGCTGCCGCCGTCATTCCGGCGCGCTGGGACACGGTGGTGGACACCCGCCTGTGCACCGTGATCGGCAATGAACACGGCACCACCGTCGGCACGATCGAACATCTGATGTCGGCGCTGGCCGGCTGCGGCATCGACAACGCCATCGTGTCGCTGGACGGCATCGAGGTGCCGATCATGGACGGCAGCGCCGCCCCCTTCGTCGCCGCCATCGAGCAGGCCGGCATCGCCGTGCAGAAGTCGCCCCGCCGCTTCATCCGCATCCTGAAGCCGGTCGTCATCGGCGACGGCGTCAAGAGCGCGTCCTTCACCCCCGACGACGCCACCAGCTACAGCTTCGAGATCGACTTCGACAGCGCCGCCATCTCCCGTCAGGCCCGCGCCCTGGAGATCGATCCGGAGAGCTTCAAGGACGAGATCAGCAGCGCGCGCACCTTCGGCTTCCTGCATGAAGTCGAGGGGCTGCGCAAGATGGGCCTCGCCCGTGGCGGTTCGCTGGACAACGCGGTGGTCATCTCCGGCGATACGGTGATGAACGCCGAGGGCCTGCGGTTCAAGGACGAGTTCGTGCGTCACAAGATCCTGGATGCCGTCGGCGACCTGTATCTGGCCGGTGCGCCGATCGTCGGCCATTTCCACGGCGTGCGCTCCGGCCACGCCTTGAACAACCAGTTGCTGCGCGCCCTGTTCGCCGACCGCGGCGCCTGGCGCTACGAGACGGCGGTGTCGCTGCCGGTCACGCGCCGCGGCCTGGAGCATCTGGCGGTCGCCTGATCGTCGTCATTGTCCGGGATGGTCTTTTTTGCGATGTCTGCCCCTGCCCTCCCCCACCGGGGAGGGCTTTTTCTTTGCGCGCGCTCCCCTCCCCCGCCGGCCCGGAGAGTCGCGCAAAGGAAAAAGCGCCCTCCCCTCTCGGAGCGGGCGCCACGCACAAATTCAGACAATTTGCAGTTCTGTGAGTTATTTCAGTATTTTAGATAATTTTCTCCATGCGGAACTTCAAGTGAGCGCGAGAGGGACCATCCCCCCTACTCCGTCACCGCCATCTCCGCCCCGGTGCCGGCATATTCGCCGAAGCGGGTGTCTTCCTTCAGGATATGCTTGCCCAGCCAATCGGAGCAGAACAGGAACACCTCCTCACCGCTGATGCGGCCGCCATTGGCGCGGAACTCGTCGCGGTAGCTTTCGACCTGCTGGGTCAGCCGGTCGTGCAGGGCCTTGTG from Azospirillum sp. TSH100 carries:
- the lpxC gene encoding UDP-3-O-acyl-N-acetylglucosamine deacetylase; translated protein: MANNRSNVDGMFQQTLKKSVTIAGVGLHSGVIVTLTISPADANSGITFLRTDCHGAAAVIPARWDTVVDTRLCTVIGNEHGTTVGTIEHLMSALAGCGIDNAIVSLDGIEVPIMDGSAAPFVAAIEQAGIAVQKSPRRFIRILKPVVIGDGVKSASFTPDDATSYSFEIDFDSAAISRQARALEIDPESFKDEISSARTFGFLHEVEGLRKMGLARGGSLDNAVVISGDTVMNAEGLRFKDEFVRHKILDAVGDLYLAGAPIVGHFHGVRSGHALNNQLLRALFADRGAWRYETAVSLPVTRRGLEHLAVA
- the ftsZ gene encoding cell division protein FtsZ is translated as MINVTIPQIEPELKPRITVFGVGGAGGNAVNNMIKSNLEGVDFVVGNTDAQALKGSLCEKRIQLGTGTTRGLGAGSKPDVGRASAEEQIDEIVQYLEGSNMVFITAGMGGGTGTGAAPVIARAARERGILTVGVVTKPFHFEGGHRMRLAEGGIAELQQYVDTLIIIPNQNLFRIANEKTTFADAFKMADDVLHSGVRGVTDLMVMPGLINLDFADIRSVMTEMGKAMMGTGEAGGERRAIEAAEAAISNPLLDDVSMKGARGVLINITGGYDMTLFEVDEAANRVRDEVDPDANIIFGSTFDSSLDGVMRVSVVATGIDAAAMSNPRTLHPVNLSLVPGDRAKKPAAPGNLTGAPAPAAAQASAIPSAAAGLRTPQPVTAGAAAIQHDPAQPVQQHQPHVEAPKPATGPLHGENQGGHFFAPKPADAPRQPVTVGTAPLSTPQQPAHQQHAPQAPLMQGHQHPQHQPQHQPQQPAPMAPPQHHHHAAPQAHQQHPGGLSVGPAPAPAPEPAPARKGNFLFGLVTGLGRKSEPAHPPAPQPVPQPAPQAYQPQPAPQQYQPAPQGYPQQPAYPQQQPQAPHQGYPAGHQYPAAPQQPVYQPQQSAPQQPAPGYPTAPQPQAPAPRADAKPGEQEELDIPAFLRRQAN
- the murB gene encoding UDP-N-acetylmuramate dehydrogenase is translated as MSAPDGQLIERMPAVRGRLTADAPLAPVTWFRVGGPAEVMFRPADADDLADFLAALPAEVPVTVIGVASNLLVRDGGVPGVTIRLGRGFTDIAANGMTLTAGAAALDLNVAMVARDAGIAGLEFLSGIPGTIGGALRMNGGAYGRELADVLVSATAVARDGRRLAFSHTGMGFTYRHSAAPEDCIFTGAVLRGEPGNPLEIARRMAEISDKRADSQPVRSRTGGSTFKNPEGFKAWELIDRAGCRGLSIGDAQVSEKHCNFLINNGTATAAQLEALGEEVRRRVFETSGVMLDWEIKRIGIPAAEGSTAQ
- the ftsA gene encoding cell division protein FtsA, which translates into the protein MGFNGAKKPKRPARGGIVTALDVGSTKVCCVIARMEEPGSLRVIGVGHQIATGIRAGTIIDMEAAETSIGAAVHAAEQMAGETVHDVVVNLSMGHPRSHAFTATVPVSGQEVTEGDIRRAMAHARTLQAGPDQALIHTIPLGFSLDGSRGIRDPKGMSGHTLGAQLHVVTAAAGAIRTLHACIARCHLNIESIVVSPFASGLACLVEDEMEMGAACVDIGGGGTTISIFAEGNLVWTGFVPLGGRHVTNDIAHGLATPLVHAERLKVLYGSARVNPADEREMIEVPQIGEDERSGSGTASHPRSFLVSIIQARMEEIFEEVRSAIEQSGHSQLVGRRVVLTGGASQLPNTREMAAPILDKQVRIARPTRIAGLNEAHGGPAFSTVAGLLLHAVRNPTELMVTGQEAVASSGLLGRVGLWLRENL
- a CDS encoding D-alanine--D-alanine ligase — protein: MTEALLHAHKKHVAVLMGGWSAEREVSLVSGAGVAKALEEEGYRVTAIDVQRDLGGLMHALTSPRPDVVFNALHGRGGEDGTIQGVLEFLGLPYTHSGVQAAAVAMDKAMTKRVLDTVGIRSPKGLVLSRGEITGGAHPMPAPYIVKPVDEGSTVGVTLVREGQNSPVGDAWTFGERALVEEFIPGRELTVGVMGDRALAVTEIVFQAQVYDYTAKYSAGHAVHTIPAAIPEAVAEEAKRLAVLAHHTLGCRGVSRSDFRWDDSRPGTDGLYFLEINNQPGMTPLSLVPEQAAHVGITYGALVGWLVENAACQLA
- a CDS encoding cell division protein FtsQ/DivIB, whose translation is MSARLMANPDFRAAAGARARDEMPTPPRAMAASAEKGKRRRAWPRWTRSAVKAALLLVPVLGLTAAAGSAWKRGNLADTIEAAQESVIRLTGDMGFRLSEILVVGRSETERDVVLDALGVRRGEPILSIDLADAKQRLEELPWVSSASIERRLPGFLYIRLSERQPMAIWQHDRQFTVIDRAGRPLADAAELARRGNQRIETLPQVIGANAPQQVHTLLSALDGAPTIAPMLSSASWISDRRWNLQLSNGVTVKLPEGTAEMRRALRQLEQMHTASHVLDRDIVAIDLRLPDKAAIQTSATAQLPGWEDDTKKKNGKKS
- a CDS encoding UDP-N-acetylglucosamine--N-acetylmuramyl-(pentapeptide) pyrophosphoryl-undecaprenol N-acetylglucosamine transferase, translated to MFPAEALARELLARGRAVTLVTDKRGHAFGESLPEVAVHRIRAASPGAGIVGKLKAALQMGLGLLEARALMRRLDPAAVIGFGGYPSVPTVYAAIQSKLPTLLHEQNAVLGRANRMLIAGARRIAVAFPDIEKLGETQRAKIVRTGNPVRPAIAARRLSPYEAPQAGGPVRLLVMGGSQGARVFSEVIPAALALLPEAMRARIHLAQQCRPEDLEAARDALEPLGLARLELQTFFRDVPERLAACHLAITRAGASTIAELTCVGRPAILVPYPHATDDHQTANARHLAGAGAAWLVPQPSFTASALAERLSTLLADPQALADAARAAHDWGTADAATALADAVLAMLGGGPATLTHHTHSDHDQSHHARRSSAGASAKGAAE
- the murC gene encoding UDP-N-acetylmuramate--L-alanine ligase; amino-acid sequence: MRALPLSIGTIHFVGIGGIGMSGIAEVLRNLGYTVQGSDLAENANVKRLRELGIKVFVGHRAENIAGAAVVVVSSAVKRDNPEVVAARAALVPVVRRAEMLGELMRLKWAIAIGGTHGKTTTTSMVGHMLEHANLDPTVINGGIINAYGSNTRLGTGDWMVVEADESDGTFVKLPACIAVVTNMDPEHLDFYGTFDNARAAFDSFVQNIPFYGFAALCIDHPEVQAMIPRVSDRRIVTYGFSPQADIRAVNVELGPDGAKYDVLIYDRHTGESRAIAGVRLPMYGPHNVQNSLACFAVGNEMGLPDVVMRDSMAKFQGVKRRFTKTGEANGITVIDDYGHHPVEIAAVLKAARTAGTGRTIAVVQPHRYSRLAALFEEFCTCFNDADAVIVADVYAAGEAPIEGVSRDSLVEGLRMHGHRHVVALHTQQELAQVVREMAKPGDFVVCLGAGNITQWANALPGELAALYGATR